Part of the Nostoc sp. ATCC 53789 genome, CTTAAGATGTGGCTATTACTCTGCGGGGTTTACCCTTTCATACCAGGGAAGCTGTGAAAGTTATTATTCTGAAAGCTAAAACCTAACAGCAATAAACAGCCTGTTTTGTCAGAAGTTTTATCTGAAATTATGTTCAGAAATTAGAGAAAATTCTTATACTAACTGTAAATATTTATTTAAATTTTGCCTGTCTAAAGGTTCAGTTACAATATTATTTACCCCAATCATCTGGCTTAATACTAAAAGACCTGCTTGGTGGATTTTATCACCGCCTGTTGATGCTGAGTAATATTTTAAAATATAAGGATTGATATTGTTCTCAAAAAAATCAATGGCAGTTTTTAAAACACAAGAATCAGTGTCTAAACCACAAATAAATACTTTTTGAATATTATTTTTATTTATAAAATTGAGTGTCTCTGTATTACAAGCAGTATATATAGTTTTATCAAAAACTACTTGAGCAAATGGTTCAATTGTATTAACAATTTTTTGCTCAAATGGTGATGTGAGATTCTGCCAATTTAGATATTTGATATAAGGGCTATTAGGGGTATTTATAAATCTTGTGAAAATGACGTGTTCAAAGATGTTTTGCTCTAATAAAGATTTAACTCTTTGTGGAATATGGCTTGTATTTGGAGTGATAAATCCATTTTGAATATCAATGATAAAGAGACAGAAATTCATATATTAACTACTGTACTTCATTGGTTGGTTCTGAAGACATTTTTTTGAATTTTGGCAGCTTGCTCTTCAATTCCTCCCTCACTAGTTATACCATTTCACGAAATGCTTGATACAAATGATTTGTCTCTAATTCTTTCTCCCTGCTACCTATTTGTATTAACCTTAAAGTCAAATGATATTAGAGCCAGGTTAATACCCAGTATGCTAATAATAGCAAATGTCCTTTGCTAACTTCGGATGCGAAGATTCTTAACTATCCTGATGTGCAAACGCTGAAGTAAATTTAGATGCTATTTGCTACCTTTAGAGTTTCTTTACAAACTTTCTCGTTATGGCGAATTGGTCTGACTCTTATCTTGGCAAGTTACGAAAAGTTGTAGGCCATCGCTTACTTCTGTTATTTAGCGTATACGTGATTATCGAGGATAACTTGGGACGCATTCTGTTGCAAAAACGAAGTGATTTTAAACTTTGGGGGCTACCTGGTGGCTATCCAGAAGTAGGTGAATCTGCCGAAGAATGTTCAGCACGAGAGGTTTTTGAAGAAACTGGTTTAACGGTTAAGCGTTTTGAAGCTGTGGGGTTTTCTTCCAATCCAGCCTTTGAAACTGTAACTTATCCCAACGGCGATCGCGTCCAAACCTTCAATTTGATTTTGCGATCTGTTGAATGGGAAGGCAGTCTCGCTTGCCTAGATGGAGAATCGCTAGCACTGGAATTTTTCGATTTGGCAGACTTACCTACGCTAATGCCAAACGATCGCACTGTTTTGGAAAAGTTTCAAGAATACCAAAAAAGCGGCAAATTCTTGATGTTCTAAAGCATTTTTTCCAAGAACTGTTTCGCGCGATCGCACTGAGGATTTTGGAAAAACTCGTTAGGAGTAGTATCTTCTGCTAAAATCCCCTGATCGAGGAACATAATCCGATTGGCAACTTCCCTCGCAAACCCCATTTCATGAGTAACGATCGCCATTGTCATCCCAGATAGCGCTAAAGCTTTCATCACTTCCAACACATCTTTGACCATTTCGGGATCTAATGCAGAGGTGGGTTCATCAAATAAAATCATCTCTGGTTCCATTGCTAATGCCCGCGCGATCGCAACTCGCTGTTTCTGTCCCCCCGATAGTTTGGACGGGTACACAGACACTTTTTCTTCTAAACCTACCTTAGCAAGCAATTCTAAGCCATGTTCTTCTGCTTTTTGCTTGTTTATTCCTTTCACCTTTATGGGTGCGTAGGTGACATTTTGCAGCACATTCATGTGGGGAAACAAATTAAAATGCTGAAATACCATTACCAAATGCTGACGTACTTTAGCGATGTTTGCCTTGGGATTGGTAATTTCTTGATCATGAAAGTAGATTCTTCCTCTAGTGGGTTGTTCTAGCAAGTTTATGCATCGCAGAAAGGTAGACTTACCTGAACCAGAAGGGCCTAATATAGCAACCACTTCCCCCTGGTAAAACTCAGTGGAAATATCTTTGAGTACATCGAGTTTGCCAAAGGATTTACATAAGAATTCCGTGCGAATTACTACATTACTCACTTTCCCGTAACCTCCTTTCTAAAGCGGATGCACCCAAGGTCATACCCATTACCAAAACATAGTAGATTAACCCTGCAAATAGCAGTGGTTCAAAATAAATATATTTGTTTGCACCAACGATTTGGGCGCTGCGTAATATTTCTACCACCCCAATCGTTGACACCAGCGCGGAATCTTTGAGCAATCCGATAGTTTCATTTACCAATGCGGGGAGAATGTTCTTCAATGCTTGGGGCAAAATCACATCCCACATCATCAACCAATAGGGAACACCCATAGACATCGCCGCTTCACTTTGCCCTTTATCCACCGCCTGAATCCCACCTCTGATGGTTTCTGACATATAAGCGCCAGAATTCAGGGTAAAAGTTAACACCCCAGCCTCCAATGCGGAAATATCATAGCCTGTAAGCTGAGGTGTTGCGTAGTAAACCAACGCCAACTGTAATAGCAAAGGTGTACCTCGAAAAACAGAGGTGTAGGCATTAGCAACCCAGGTAAGCGGCTTGATGCCGAGAATTTTTAACAGAGACAGAATTGTTCCCCAGATTAACCCCAAGGTTACAGATAATAGGGTGAACAACAAAGTTAAAGGGATTCCCCGCAGAATAAAGGGAATATCTGGAAGAATTCTGGTGAAGTCGAGATTTAATCCGCCTTTGGCAGGAGTTGAGGATACAGGATTGGTGGTGTTCTCTGAAAACCATTTGGCGACAAGTTTATTCAATGTGCCATCATCCTTCATTTCTTGAAGGACTTTGTTAAAAGGTTCTACAAAAGAAGAACCTTTGGGAAAAGCGATCGCAGATCCACTTGCTTCCTCTGAGGGAATTGTATTAAATTCTAAATCTGGGTTAGCTTGGGCGAATCCTTTCGCGACGGTATCCTCAACAATTGCGGCATCAATTCGCCTAGATTTGATTTCTTGAACTACTTCCGGCACTTTGTTGAGTTGCTTTAGCTGAATACCCGCGACTTTTTTAGCAATTTTCTGAGCATTTTGTTCTTGTATGGTTCCTAGTTGTACCCCAAGTTTTTTTCCTGATAAGTCTTGGGGTTGCTTCAGGTTGCTACCTTTAGGAGCGACAATTGTATCTTTGGCTTCGTAATAAATAATTGAAAAATCAATATTTTTTTGACGTTCTGGAGTCGGAGTCATCCCAGCCATGACAAAATCAGCTCGATTCGCTTGGAGTGCAGGGATTAATCCATTAAAATCGGATTCCATTATTTGAAGTTTAAACCCAAGTTTTTCAGCAAGGGTTTTGGCAATATCTATATCAAAGCCAACGATTTGGCGATCGCCTCCTTTAGTATCATAAAAGTCATAAGGAGGATAATCTGGAGAAGTAATCATCGTCAGCGTGTCTTTCCCTAAAGGTGAAGCAGCTTTTAGAGAATTACTATGTCCGATGATGCTGATTACTAATGCTATAAGTAATATCGTTGATAACCATAGTTTCTTTTTCTTCATAAGCTTGATAATTATATAATTGAAATTCTGCACCTTAAACGCGTAAAATCGTGGGGAATTGAGGGGTGAAATTTAAACGCAGAGGGGCGCGGAGGGAAGCGCAGAGGTACGCAGAGAATTTATTATAATGAAATGTTGTAATTAGCGATTGTCAAATTCTTATTTTGGTCGCCTCCAATAATTTGACACTGGCATAAATAGCATCAATATAAGGTGTAGGAATTTGAGTGAGTTTTCCCAATTCTGCCACCGCGCCAACGATCGCATCTATCTCCGTAGCGCGTCCGGCTTCAATATCTTGTAGCATTGAGGTTTTATGGGCACCAACATTTTCTGCCCCATTAATTCGCTGTTCTAAAGTGATGCCAAACTTTATACCCAAATTTTCTGCGATCGCTTGAGTTTCAGTCATCATTTGTCGCGCTAGTTCACGGGTGAGGGGATAGCGGCAAATATCCTCTAGAGTCGCACCAGTCAGGGCACTGATGGGATTAAACGCCACATTACCCCATAACTTGATCCAAATTTCCGTGCGAA contains:
- a CDS encoding isochorismatase family cysteine hydrolase → MNFCLFIIDIQNGFITPNTSHIPQRVKSLLEQNIFEHVIFTRFINTPNSPYIKYLNWQNLTSPFEQKIVNTIEPFAQVVFDKTIYTACNTETLNFINKNNIQKVFICGLDTDSCVLKTAIDFFENNINPYILKYYSASTGGDKIHQAGLLVLSQMIGVNNIVTEPLDRQNLNKYLQLV
- a CDS encoding NUDIX domain-containing protein codes for the protein MANWSDSYLGKLRKVVGHRLLLLFSVYVIIEDNLGRILLQKRSDFKLWGLPGGYPEVGESAEECSAREVFEETGLTVKRFEAVGFSSNPAFETVTYPNGDRVQTFNLILRSVEWEGSLACLDGESLALEFFDLADLPTLMPNDRTVLEKFQEYQKSGKFLMF
- a CDS encoding amino acid ABC transporter ATP-binding protein, with the protein product MSNVVIRTEFLCKSFGKLDVLKDISTEFYQGEVVAILGPSGSGKSTFLRCINLLEQPTRGRIYFHDQEITNPKANIAKVRQHLVMVFQHFNLFPHMNVLQNVTYAPIKVKGINKQKAEEHGLELLAKVGLEEKVSVYPSKLSGGQKQRVAIARALAMEPEMILFDEPTSALDPEMVKDVLEVMKALALSGMTMAIVTHEMGFAREVANRIMFLDQGILAEDTTPNEFFQNPQCDRAKQFLEKML
- a CDS encoding ABC transporter permease subunit (The N-terminal region of this protein, as described by TIGR01726, is a three transmembrane segment that identifies a subfamily of ABC transporter permease subunits, which specificities that include histidine, arginine, glutamine, glutamate, L-cystine (sic), the opines (in Agrobacterium) octopine and nopaline, etc.) is translated as MKKKKLWLSTILLIALVISIIGHSNSLKAASPLGKDTLTMITSPDYPPYDFYDTKGGDRQIVGFDIDIAKTLAEKLGFKLQIMESDFNGLIPALQANRADFVMAGMTPTPERQKNIDFSIIYYEAKDTIVAPKGSNLKQPQDLSGKKLGVQLGTIQEQNAQKIAKKVAGIQLKQLNKVPEVVQEIKSRRIDAAIVEDTVAKGFAQANPDLEFNTIPSEEASGSAIAFPKGSSFVEPFNKVLQEMKDDGTLNKLVAKWFSENTTNPVSSTPAKGGLNLDFTRILPDIPFILRGIPLTLLFTLLSVTLGLIWGTILSLLKILGIKPLTWVANAYTSVFRGTPLLLQLALVYYATPQLTGYDISALEAGVLTFTLNSGAYMSETIRGGIQAVDKGQSEAAMSMGVPYWLMMWDVILPQALKNILPALVNETIGLLKDSALVSTIGVVEILRSAQIVGANKYIYFEPLLFAGLIYYVLVMGMTLGASALERRLRESE